In the genome of Mycobacterium kansasii ATCC 12478, one region contains:
- a CDS encoding ester cyclase, producing the protein MASPAFPAADVLAARQKLVLDHFHDEVRHDWDAVLSTFPHPHYELIPQMTVHDGNQAVRGYYTYTRTAFPDQDHELIALRHSADAVVVEFWLMGTHRGYLGKIPPTGSRFRVRMTAYFIFDDAETLVCERIYFDTLTMIKQLVGGLGLKKPANWLLAARCLRGLLTMSSQQPDPALTDTAPPAFAEAGT; encoded by the coding sequence ATGGCCAGTCCCGCATTCCCCGCCGCCGACGTGCTGGCTGCCCGGCAGAAGCTGGTGCTCGACCACTTCCATGACGAGGTCCGCCACGACTGGGACGCCGTGCTGTCGACGTTCCCGCATCCCCATTACGAGCTGATCCCACAAATGACCGTCCACGACGGCAACCAGGCGGTGCGTGGCTACTACACCTACACCCGGACGGCGTTCCCCGACCAGGACCATGAACTCATCGCGTTGCGCCACAGCGCCGATGCGGTGGTCGTCGAATTCTGGCTGATGGGGACCCACCGGGGCTACCTCGGCAAGATCCCGCCCACCGGCAGCCGGTTCCGGGTCCGGATGACCGCGTACTTCATCTTCGACGACGCCGAAACGCTTGTCTGCGAACGTATTTACTTCGACACGCTGACGATGATCAAACAGTTGGTCGGCGGCCTGGGCCTGAAGAAACCGGCGAATTGGCTATTGGCCGCACGCTGCCTGCGTGGCCTGCTGACGATGTCGTCGCAGCAACCCGACCCCGCATTGACCGACACCGCGCCGCCGGCCTTCGCCGAAGCCGGGACCTAG
- a CDS encoding DUF202 domain-containing protein produces MSRPAAPGGTSDRGLQAERTTLAWTRTSFALLVNGVLLTLKNLHGHDGAAALIPAGLAALAASCGYAIAWQRQRTLSRPRQTRITARRQVYIVGTAVLVLMVVTAAAQLL; encoded by the coding sequence TTGAGCCGGCCGGCAGCGCCGGGCGGGACATCGGATCGCGGGCTGCAGGCGGAACGGACGACGCTGGCCTGGACCCGGACGTCGTTCGCATTGCTGGTCAACGGGGTGTTGCTGACGCTCAAGAATCTGCACGGCCACGACGGAGCGGCGGCGTTGATCCCGGCCGGCCTGGCCGCCCTTGCGGCCTCGTGCGGCTACGCGATCGCCTGGCAGCGGCAGCGAACGCTGAGCCGCCCGAGGCAGACCCGAATCACTGCCCGCCGCCAGGTTTACATCGTCGGTACGGCGGTGCTGGTGCTCATGGTCGTGACCGCGGCTGCCCAACTGCTGTAG
- a CDS encoding cytochrome P450 has translation MDLKTDRNAGLLPRANGTPPPEVPLSDVDLGSLEFWGRDDDFRDGAFATLRREAPVSFWPALELPGFTGGAGHWALTRHDDVFFASRHPEVFHSSPNITINDQTPELAEYFGSMIVLDDPRHQRLRSIVSRAFTPKVVARIEASVRDRAQRLVAAMISNHPDGQADLVSELAGPLPLQIICDMMGIPEEDHHRIFHWTNVILGFGDPDLTTDFEEFLQVSMDIGAYATALADDRRVNHHNDLTTSLVEAEVDGERLSSSEIAMFFILLVVAGNETTRNAISHGMLALSRYPEQRAKWWSNYDELAHTAVEEIVRWASPVVYMRRTLSEDVELRGVTMAAGDKVSLWYCSANRDESKFADPWRFDVARDPNPHLGFGGGGAHFCLGANLARREIRVVFDELRRQMPDVVVTEEPARLLSQFIHGIKRLPVAWSR, from the coding sequence GTGGACCTCAAGACTGACCGCAATGCCGGCCTGCTGCCCCGGGCCAACGGGACGCCGCCGCCGGAGGTTCCGCTCTCCGACGTCGACCTGGGTTCGCTGGAATTCTGGGGCCGCGACGACGACTTTCGCGACGGCGCCTTCGCCACGTTGCGGCGGGAAGCCCCGGTCTCGTTCTGGCCGGCGCTCGAATTGCCGGGATTCACCGGCGGCGCCGGACATTGGGCACTGACCCGCCACGACGACGTCTTCTTCGCCAGCCGTCACCCGGAGGTCTTCCATTCCTCCCCCAACATCACGATCAACGACCAGACCCCGGAATTAGCCGAGTATTTCGGTTCGATGATCGTGCTCGACGATCCACGGCACCAGCGGCTGCGCTCGATTGTCAGCAGGGCTTTCACCCCGAAGGTGGTCGCGCGCATCGAGGCGTCGGTGCGCGACCGCGCGCAGCGGCTGGTCGCGGCGATGATCAGCAACCATCCCGACGGCCAAGCCGACCTGGTCAGCGAACTAGCCGGGCCGCTGCCGTTGCAGATCATCTGCGACATGATGGGCATTCCCGAAGAGGACCACCATCGGATATTTCATTGGACCAATGTGATTCTCGGGTTCGGCGACCCCGATCTGACGACTGATTTCGAAGAGTTTCTTCAGGTTTCGATGGACATCGGGGCCTACGCCACCGCACTGGCCGACGACCGCCGCGTCAACCATCACAACGATCTGACGACGAGCCTGGTGGAAGCCGAAGTCGACGGCGAGCGGCTGTCGTCCTCAGAAATCGCGATGTTCTTCATCCTGCTGGTGGTCGCGGGCAACGAGACCACCCGCAATGCGATCAGCCACGGCATGCTGGCGTTGTCGCGGTATCCGGAGCAACGGGCGAAGTGGTGGTCGAACTACGACGAGCTGGCGCATACCGCGGTCGAGGAGATCGTGCGGTGGGCCTCTCCGGTGGTCTACATGCGCCGCACCCTCAGCGAGGACGTCGAACTCCGAGGCGTCACGATGGCCGCCGGCGACAAGGTCTCACTGTGGTACTGCTCGGCCAACCGCGATGAGTCGAAGTTCGCCGATCCGTGGCGGTTCGACGTGGCGCGCGATCCCAACCCGCACCTGGGCTTCGGCGGTGGCGGCGCGCATTTCTGCCTGGGGGCCAACCTGGCTCGCCGCGAGATCAGGGTGGTGTTCGACGAATTGCGCCGGCAAATGCCCGACGTCGTCGTGACCGAGGAGCCGGCCCGGTTGCTGTCGCAGTTCATTCACGGCATCAAACGCCTGCCGGTGGCCTGGAGTCGCTGA
- a CDS encoding cytochrome P450 — protein sequence MTSSEVAMPRAGCPMARGLPGRGPTAYGSTRSSSGWFDLQRNALWRDARVVGTYGPEVAMRLALRAAGKVRSRLDVKRSQKQVQFTDFDPFDPVTAADPYPHYRELLAGERVQYNPKRDVYIVSRYTDVREAARNHHALSSAGGVTFSRGCLPFLPTSDPPTHTRLRKQLAPSMARGAVESWRPMIDRLAHELVAELLTRTPADVVATVAAPLPMRTITAVLGVPGPDEGMFCRLSNQAARITDVNLSASGLVSLAQGFTGFRRLRALFTQRRATGLLGEHTVFGRLAAHAEHGRLSDDELFFFAVLLLVAGYESTAHMISTLFLTLTEFPDQLSLLARRPDLIPSAIEEQLRFVSPIQNICRTTRVDYPVGGAVIPAGSLVLLAWGAANRDPRQYDDPDVFRADRNPTGHLAFGSGIHLCPGTQLARMEGHAVLREIVTNIDRIDVVEPPAWTTNANLRGPTRLRVAVTPRASR from the coding sequence ATGACCAGTTCCGAGGTGGCGATGCCGCGCGCTGGATGCCCGATGGCGCGTGGCCTACCCGGCCGCGGGCCGACCGCGTACGGCTCGACTCGGTCTTCATCCGGTTGGTTTGATCTCCAGCGGAACGCGCTGTGGCGCGACGCGCGGGTGGTCGGGACCTATGGCCCGGAGGTTGCGATGCGACTCGCGCTCAGGGCCGCCGGCAAGGTCCGGTCGCGGCTGGACGTCAAGCGTTCCCAAAAGCAGGTGCAGTTCACCGATTTCGATCCGTTCGATCCGGTGACAGCCGCCGACCCCTACCCGCATTACCGGGAGCTGCTGGCGGGCGAGCGGGTCCAATACAACCCCAAACGCGACGTCTACATCGTGAGTCGTTACACCGACGTCCGTGAAGCTGCGCGCAACCACCACGCGTTGTCCAGCGCCGGCGGAGTCACCTTTTCCCGCGGGTGCCTGCCCTTCCTGCCCACCTCTGACCCGCCGACACACACCCGGTTGCGCAAGCAGCTGGCACCGAGTATGGCGCGCGGGGCGGTGGAGTCATGGCGTCCGATGATCGACCGACTGGCCCACGAGTTGGTCGCCGAACTACTGACCCGGACGCCCGCGGACGTCGTCGCCACCGTGGCCGCACCGCTGCCGATGCGCACCATCACCGCTGTTCTGGGCGTGCCGGGACCCGACGAGGGCATGTTCTGCCGCTTGTCCAACCAGGCGGCTCGGATCACCGACGTCAACCTGTCGGCTTCCGGGCTGGTTTCGCTTGCACAGGGCTTCACCGGTTTTCGGCGATTGCGGGCGCTCTTCACGCAGCGGCGCGCCACTGGGCTACTGGGCGAGCACACCGTCTTCGGCAGGCTCGCCGCGCATGCCGAGCACGGTCGCCTCAGCGATGACGAACTCTTCTTTTTCGCGGTGTTGTTGCTGGTTGCCGGCTATGAGAGCACCGCGCATATGATCAGCACGTTGTTTCTCACGCTGACCGAGTTTCCCGATCAGCTCAGCCTCCTGGCGCGCCGACCCGATTTGATACCTTCGGCGATCGAGGAGCAACTTCGTTTCGTGTCTCCGATCCAGAACATCTGCCGCACAACGCGAGTCGACTATCCCGTCGGCGGGGCGGTCATCCCGGCAGGCTCGCTGGTGCTGCTGGCGTGGGGCGCTGCGAATCGCGACCCGCGCCAGTACGACGACCCGGACGTCTTTCGTGCCGACCGCAACCCGACCGGTCATCTTGCGTTCGGCTCCGGCATCCACCTGTGTCCCGGAACCCAGCTGGCGCGGATGGAGGGCCACGCCGTGCTACGCGAGATCGTCACCAACATCGACCGGATAGACGTGGTTGAGCCCCCGGCATGGACGACGAACGCCAACCTTCGCGGCCCGACTCGGCTCCGGGTTGCCGTGACACCCCGCGCATCTCGATGA
- a CDS encoding DUF5995 family protein: MMLPVVAWRWILNGMPPPLPRIDSLDDIVSALQSIIDWSVDTANPAGYFAVMYKRSTIAIGDAVHRGVFKDGPRTTRFGLTFARRYFDALHRYFGGGTGNPSQVWQAAFETNDSDEPIVLQHMLTAMNAHDTFDLGITAAETAGDSLESLRNDFDAVNAILVSQANVIADATEQISPGFARYRRQLTGDDIGLLTAELRQSRDMAWTFAQQLLAEPESNRSKVIDDHDTIFAWWIRRHLNPPPPLSEWVEAIAREESRDTAHNIRVLDQAASRARQ, encoded by the coding sequence ATGATGCTACCCGTGGTCGCCTGGCGTTGGATACTAAACGGCATGCCGCCCCCGCTACCGCGCATCGACAGTCTGGACGACATCGTCAGCGCGCTGCAGTCGATCATCGACTGGTCCGTTGACACGGCCAACCCGGCCGGATATTTCGCTGTCATGTACAAGCGGTCGACTATCGCGATCGGTGATGCCGTTCATCGGGGAGTGTTCAAGGACGGACCCCGTACAACCCGGTTTGGTTTGACGTTCGCGCGGCGGTATTTCGATGCCCTGCACCGCTATTTCGGCGGCGGCACTGGCAATCCGTCGCAGGTGTGGCAAGCCGCCTTCGAGACAAACGATAGCGATGAGCCAATCGTGTTGCAGCACATGCTCACCGCGATGAACGCGCACGACACCTTCGATCTGGGCATTACCGCCGCCGAAACCGCCGGTGATTCGTTGGAGTCGCTGCGCAACGACTTCGACGCGGTCAATGCCATTCTGGTGAGCCAGGCCAACGTCATAGCCGACGCCACGGAACAGATTTCGCCGGGCTTTGCCCGCTACCGCAGGCAGTTGACCGGCGACGACATCGGCCTACTCACTGCAGAACTGCGGCAATCTCGGGACATGGCATGGACATTCGCGCAACAGCTGCTGGCCGAGCCGGAGAGCAACCGCTCCAAAGTCATTGATGACCACGATACGATTTTTGCCTGGTGGATCAGACGCCACCTGAACCCGCCACCGCCGTTGTCGGAATGGGTCGAGGCGATTGCGCGGGAAGAAAGCCGCGACACGGCCCACAACATACGTGTCCTCGACCAGGCCGCATCGAGAGCGCGTCAGTGA
- a CDS encoding potassium channel family protein, translating into MTEPSKVELWQQRTEWPLAVVAVAFLAIYSVEVLYQPHGDEARILWAASWVAWSVFVVDYLIRLALAPDRRQWFVQHIFDLLIVALPMMRPLRLLRLVVLVGALQKAVGNAVRGRILIYTVSGISLLVYVTSLAILDQERGHPGATINSFGKALWWATTTVTTVSYGNLYPVTVTGRVIAVSLMIGGISLIGVVTASVASWIVQRVAETDSENRAATAAQIEELRAEIRILTEQLRRDQAATAVGQPRSRP; encoded by the coding sequence ATGACCGAGCCATCGAAAGTTGAGCTTTGGCAGCAGCGCACCGAATGGCCACTTGCCGTGGTGGCTGTCGCATTCCTGGCCATCTACTCGGTGGAAGTGCTCTACCAGCCGCACGGCGACGAGGCGCGTATTCTGTGGGCCGCGAGCTGGGTCGCCTGGAGCGTCTTCGTCGTCGATTACCTCATTAGGTTGGCGCTCGCACCCGATCGCCGGCAATGGTTCGTCCAGCACATCTTCGACCTGCTCATCGTGGCGTTGCCCATGATGCGGCCGCTACGGTTGCTGCGGTTGGTGGTGCTCGTCGGCGCGTTGCAGAAGGCCGTGGGCAATGCCGTTCGCGGGCGAATCCTCATCTATACGGTCTCGGGTATCTCGCTGTTGGTCTACGTCACATCGCTGGCCATCCTCGACCAGGAACGCGGCCACCCGGGTGCCACCATCAACTCCTTCGGGAAGGCCTTGTGGTGGGCGACCACGACGGTGACGACCGTAAGCTACGGCAACCTATACCCGGTTACCGTTACCGGCCGGGTAATCGCCGTGTCGCTGATGATCGGCGGCATCAGTCTGATCGGCGTGGTGACCGCATCGGTTGCGTCGTGGATAGTGCAGCGGGTGGCCGAGACCGATTCGGAGAATCGTGCCGCTACGGCCGCGCAGATCGAGGAGCTTCGCGCCGAGATCCGGATATTGACCGAACAATTGCGCCGCGATCAAGCCGCTACAGCAGTTGGGCAGCCGCGGTCACGACCATGA
- a CDS encoding ABC1 kinase family protein: protein MANSDNPVPQGRIRRTMPLAGFAARAAGGRMVAGLREKTGDTGAVARFHERTAARYSELLGRSKGVLMKAGQILSVMDTSWVGNGQFSGYQAALAHLQADAPPMDPALAREVLQADLGRPAEEVFAEFADEPMAAASIGQVHRAVLPDGRRVAVKIQYPGAAEAIRDDLANTELLASFLRLVSTTLGNVIQTDVKRAAREVAARIGEEIDYRHEAANIAAFAGLYRDHPFIRIPDVVAEASGDRVLTMTYLDGMDWAAAQDAEQELKNCWAEAILRFATGSARHANLFHADPHPGNYRFGSDGRVGFLDFGCVKVVPEPFRHKYMHTVRAALDGRAHQLREFMVDAGFLTADSGLSAAQVYQWWAEILQEALGPQPVTFTRDTSRRALRALVPLSPDHPVRRMSLPDDLVFMSRISLNVNAICAMLGASVHARSIADDLDGVADPITPLGKQHRAWVSGRGLPFGLDRHDHP from the coding sequence ATGGCAAACAGTGACAACCCGGTCCCGCAGGGGCGGATCCGGCGGACCATGCCGTTGGCCGGTTTCGCGGCCCGGGCCGCCGGCGGGCGCATGGTGGCGGGACTGCGCGAGAAGACCGGCGACACCGGCGCCGTCGCCCGCTTCCACGAACGCACCGCCGCAAGGTACTCGGAGCTACTGGGCCGCTCCAAGGGCGTGCTGATGAAAGCCGGACAGATTCTGTCCGTGATGGACACGAGTTGGGTTGGTAACGGCCAGTTCTCCGGTTACCAGGCCGCGTTGGCGCACCTGCAGGCCGATGCCCCGCCGATGGATCCGGCCCTGGCTCGCGAGGTGCTGCAGGCCGATCTTGGCCGGCCGGCCGAGGAGGTCTTCGCCGAGTTCGCCGACGAGCCGATGGCTGCTGCCTCCATCGGGCAGGTGCACCGGGCAGTGCTGCCCGATGGTCGACGAGTGGCGGTCAAAATCCAGTACCCGGGCGCGGCCGAAGCCATCCGCGACGATCTGGCCAACACCGAATTGCTCGCAAGCTTCTTGCGGCTGGTGTCCACGACATTGGGCAACGTGATTCAGACCGATGTCAAGCGGGCCGCACGCGAGGTCGCCGCTCGCATCGGCGAGGAAATCGACTACCGCCACGAAGCGGCCAACATCGCCGCGTTCGCCGGGCTGTACCGTGACCACCCGTTCATCCGGATCCCGGATGTCGTTGCCGAAGCATCAGGTGATCGGGTGTTGACGATGACCTATCTGGACGGAATGGATTGGGCTGCAGCCCAAGATGCGGAACAGGAGCTCAAGAACTGCTGGGCCGAGGCCATCTTGCGGTTTGCCACCGGTTCGGCCCGCCACGCGAATCTGTTTCACGCCGATCCGCACCCCGGTAACTACCGGTTCGGCTCCGACGGGCGGGTCGGCTTTCTCGACTTCGGCTGTGTGAAGGTCGTTCCCGAGCCGTTTCGCCACAAATACATGCATACGGTCCGGGCCGCCCTGGACGGACGAGCTCACCAGCTGCGCGAGTTCATGGTGGACGCCGGCTTTCTGACTGCCGATTCCGGCCTGAGCGCTGCCCAGGTGTACCAATGGTGGGCCGAGATCCTTCAGGAGGCCCTGGGCCCGCAGCCGGTCACCTTTACCAGGGACACCTCGCGGCGAGCGCTACGGGCACTGGTCCCACTGTCACCAGACCACCCGGTTCGCCGGATGTCGCTGCCCGATGACCTGGTCTTCATGTCGCGAATCAGCCTCAACGTCAACGCAATATGCGCCATGCTCGGGGCCAGCGTGCACGCCCGCTCGATCGCCGATGACCTCGACGGCGTCGCGGACCCGATCACACCGCTGGGCAAGCAGCATCGCGCCTGGGTAAGCGGGCGCGGTCTGCCGTTCGGGTTGGACCGCCACGACCATCCCTAA
- a CDS encoding class I SAM-dependent methyltransferase gives MQLPSPPGLGDALNVMRPKARLRGQAGALEGYLDEGDSVLDVGCGTGYLSAYLHEMYGVDASGVDVQDSRRTQIPFRLFDGTSIPVQGKSFDHALLSEVLHHSHDPLALIKECHRVARRSIIVFEDMPQGRTGKLILRAHVEAFARYYRYPFRPANVDAYRRALEWLGHNASCVARTPQPPEWLRVYPRVLLVYAVKPP, from the coding sequence GTGCAGCTGCCTTCGCCACCGGGTCTCGGGGACGCGTTGAACGTCATGCGGCCGAAGGCCCGGTTGCGCGGGCAGGCCGGAGCGCTCGAGGGCTATCTCGACGAGGGGGACAGCGTGCTCGACGTCGGGTGCGGAACCGGCTATCTGTCGGCGTATCTGCATGAGATGTACGGGGTGGACGCCAGCGGCGTGGACGTGCAGGACTCGCGCCGGACCCAGATCCCGTTCCGCCTGTTCGACGGCACCTCAATTCCTGTTCAAGGCAAGTCATTTGACCATGCGTTGCTCAGTGAGGTGCTGCATCACAGCCATGATCCCCTGGCGCTGATCAAGGAGTGTCACCGGGTCGCGCGGCGCAGCATCATTGTGTTCGAGGACATGCCACAGGGCCGCACCGGCAAGTTGATCCTCCGTGCGCACGTGGAAGCGTTCGCCCGCTACTATCGCTACCCATTCCGCCCGGCCAACGTCGATGCGTATCGCCGTGCGCTGGAGTGGTTGGGCCACAACGCATCCTGCGTCGCACGGACCCCGCAGCCGCCGGAATGGCTGCGCGTATACCCGCGGGTGCTGCTGGTATATGCGGTCAAGCCACCGTGA
- a CDS encoding flavin monoamine oxidase family protein translates to MADVDVCVVGGGFAGLTAALRLKQAGHSVTLLEARDRVGGRTFTVQRDDGSWIDKGGAWIGPTQDRIHALMKEFGVASFKQYTGGEAMMVVDAKQYRYQGTVPWTLSPWASLNLGAAMFELTQMCKTIPLEAPWEAKKAARWDRMTLAQWLRKNLVSKAAHDLLETAIAGTYTSDASEVSMLFVLYQMASGGGPGFVLGGEGGSQDSRPVGGMGAIYGPMAAELGDVIRLSQPVRSITQDADGVTVQSDGMTVRARRAIVAVPLAIASHIAYAPMLPTDRSFLHQRMPSGAVVKISTVYDEPFWRSDGLSGQSAAPGSLATLTIDGCPDTGGPGVLVVVIEGPIARQYERLDEAGRRQAVLDALVDRFGTKAGRPVDYVEQNWSRERYSGGGMISHAPPGVLTQFGHALRRPCGRIHWAGTETSATMCGWIDGAIRSGERAASEVMTTETLTVA, encoded by the coding sequence GTGGCCGACGTCGATGTCTGCGTGGTGGGCGGCGGGTTCGCTGGCCTGACCGCGGCGCTTCGGCTCAAACAGGCCGGCCATTCGGTGACATTGCTCGAGGCGCGCGACCGCGTGGGCGGGCGCACCTTCACCGTCCAGCGTGACGACGGGTCCTGGATCGACAAGGGCGGCGCCTGGATCGGGCCGACCCAGGACCGAATCCATGCGCTGATGAAAGAATTCGGGGTCGCGAGCTTCAAGCAGTACACCGGCGGCGAGGCGATGATGGTCGTCGACGCCAAGCAATATCGCTACCAGGGCACGGTCCCGTGGACGCTGAGCCCGTGGGCGTCGCTGAATCTGGGCGCGGCGATGTTCGAGCTCACCCAGATGTGCAAGACGATTCCCCTCGAGGCGCCATGGGAAGCCAAGAAGGCCGCGCGATGGGATCGCATGACGTTGGCCCAGTGGCTGCGCAAGAACCTCGTGTCCAAGGCCGCGCACGACCTGCTGGAAACCGCGATCGCCGGCACCTACACCTCGGATGCTTCCGAGGTGTCCATGCTGTTCGTCCTATATCAGATGGCGTCCGGCGGAGGGCCCGGTTTCGTACTGGGTGGCGAGGGCGGCTCACAGGACTCCCGCCCGGTCGGCGGCATGGGAGCGATCTACGGGCCGATGGCCGCCGAGCTGGGTGACGTGATCCGGCTGTCCCAGCCGGTACGCTCCATCACCCAGGACGCCGACGGGGTCACCGTGCAGTCGGACGGTATGACGGTGCGGGCGCGGCGGGCAATCGTCGCGGTGCCGCTGGCTATCGCCAGCCACATCGCTTATGCGCCAATGCTTCCCACCGATCGGTCCTTCTTGCACCAGCGGATGCCCAGCGGTGCGGTGGTCAAGATCTCGACCGTCTACGACGAACCGTTCTGGCGCAGCGACGGCCTCTCCGGCCAAAGCGCCGCGCCGGGATCGCTGGCGACGCTCACCATCGACGGCTGCCCCGACACCGGCGGCCCCGGCGTGCTGGTTGTGGTCATCGAGGGTCCCATTGCGCGGCAATACGAGCGCCTTGATGAGGCCGGGCGCCGTCAGGCGGTGCTCGACGCCCTGGTGGACCGGTTCGGCACCAAGGCCGGAAGGCCGGTGGACTACGTGGAGCAGAACTGGAGCCGTGAGCGCTATTCCGGGGGCGGGATGATCAGCCACGCGCCCCCGGGCGTGCTCACCCAGTTCGGGCATGCACTACGCAGGCCGTGCGGGCGCATCCACTGGGCGGGCACCGAGACATCGGCCACTATGTGCGGCTGGATCGATGGCGCGATTCGCTCCGGTGAGCGGGCCGCCAGCGAAGTCATGACGACCGAGACGCTCACGGTGGCTTGA
- a CDS encoding YidH family protein — MADHHTPAGAQGADSPAETEPDYRFTLANERTFLAWQRTALGLLAAAVALVQLVPELVIPGARRMLGVALAALAILTSGMGLLRWRQADRAMRRGLPLPRHPTPAYLAVGLALVGIVALGLVIVQAVRG, encoded by the coding sequence GTGGCCGATCACCACACGCCCGCCGGCGCGCAGGGCGCTGACAGCCCAGCCGAGACCGAGCCCGACTACCGGTTCACCCTGGCCAACGAGCGGACGTTCCTGGCTTGGCAGCGCACCGCCTTGGGACTGCTCGCCGCGGCGGTCGCGCTGGTGCAACTCGTCCCGGAGCTGGTGATCCCCGGCGCCCGCCGGATGTTGGGTGTGGCGCTCGCGGCACTGGCAATCCTCACCAGCGGCATGGGCCTGCTGCGCTGGCGGCAGGCTGACCGAGCCATGCGCCGCGGCCTGCCGTTGCCCCGTCACCCCACGCCCGCATACCTTGCCGTGGGTCTGGCCCTGGTTGGGATCGTCGCGCTCGGTTTGGTGATCGTCCAGGCGGTCCGGGGTTGA
- a CDS encoding sulfotransferase family protein, translating to MKTPRSWWHEWAAPLWIGCNFSAWTRLLIHNRFAVHWSRWHFAVLYTFLSVVNSVLGVCQQATLGRRVAETVVADPPVFIVGHWRTGTTLLHELLILDDHHTAPTGYECLAPQHFLLTEWFARWVGFLVPTHRPMDNMELSLQHPQEDEFIWCVQGLPSPYLAIAFPNRPLAHERYVDLEQLTPRELEAWKRTLFRFVQQLYFRRRKTVILKNPIHSFRIKVLLDVFPQAKFIHIVRDPYVVYPSTIHLHKAFTRIHALQRPTFAGLDDKVLSTYVDLYRKLEEGRKLVAPSRFYELRYEDLIADPEGQLCRLYEHLGLGDFERLRPRLRRYFAERADYETNTYQLTAEQRATVTQHWGEVIDRYGYRQTDTSAAHG from the coding sequence ATGAAGACGCCCCGCTCATGGTGGCATGAGTGGGCGGCGCCGCTGTGGATCGGCTGCAATTTCTCCGCCTGGACGCGCCTGCTGATCCATAACCGCTTCGCCGTGCACTGGAGCCGCTGGCACTTCGCGGTCCTCTACACGTTTCTCAGCGTCGTGAATTCTGTTCTGGGAGTTTGCCAGCAGGCCACGCTCGGCAGGCGCGTGGCCGAAACGGTGGTCGCCGATCCGCCGGTGTTCATCGTCGGGCACTGGCGTACCGGCACCACGTTGCTGCACGAACTGCTGATCCTCGACGATCACCACACCGCGCCTACCGGCTACGAATGCCTTGCGCCGCAGCATTTCCTGTTGACCGAGTGGTTCGCGCGCTGGGTGGGCTTCCTGGTGCCCACGCATCGGCCCATGGACAACATGGAGTTGAGCTTGCAGCACCCCCAGGAAGACGAATTCATCTGGTGCGTGCAGGGACTGCCGTCGCCGTACCTGGCCATCGCCTTCCCCAACCGGCCGCTGGCGCACGAACGGTATGTGGACTTGGAGCAATTGACGCCGCGAGAGCTGGAAGCGTGGAAACGAACCCTGTTCCGGTTCGTCCAGCAGCTGTACTTCCGCCGGCGCAAGACGGTGATCCTGAAAAACCCCATCCACAGTTTCCGGATCAAAGTGCTGCTGGACGTTTTTCCGCAAGCGAAGTTCATCCACATCGTCCGAGACCCGTATGTCGTTTACCCGTCGACCATTCACCTTCACAAAGCGTTCACCCGGATACACGCCCTGCAGCGTCCGACGTTCGCGGGGCTGGACGACAAAGTGCTGTCCACCTACGTCGACCTGTACCGGAAACTGGAGGAAGGACGCAAACTTGTTGCCCCGTCGCGCTTTTACGAATTGCGCTATGAGGACCTGATCGCCGATCCCGAAGGTCAGCTGTGCCGACTATACGAGCACCTGGGACTGGGCGACTTCGAGCGGCTGCGGCCGCGGCTGCGCCGGTATTTCGCCGAGCGGGCGGACTACGAAACCAACACCTACCAATTGACGGCCGAACAACGGGCGACCGTCACACAACACTGGGGCGAAGTCATCGACCGTTACGGGTACCGGCAAACCGACACGTCGGCCGCCCACGGCTGA